In Ammospiza caudacuta isolate bAmmCau1 chromosome 2, bAmmCau1.pri, whole genome shotgun sequence, a genomic segment contains:
- the HSPA13 gene encoding heat shock 70 kDa protein 13, translated as MAGQIAVLGSAVLALLLASYLAQQYLPMPTPRVIGIDLGTTYCSVGVFLPGSGAVKVILDESGHSSIPSVVSFTDTGVHVGYQGLELADANPQNTIYDAKRFIGKVFTPEELQSESSRYPFKIVNKNGLAEFSVTTNETFHITPERIGSKLLLKLKKMAEANLGMSISKAVISVPAEFDERQRNSTIEAANLAGLSVLRVINEPTAAAMAYGLHKADVFNVLVVDLGGGTLDVSLLNKMGGMFITRAMAGNNKLGGQDFNQRLMVYLYDQLRQRFGSLPTQKEEIHRLRQAVEAAKLNLTVHEAATLRVLLTLPANQLTRELAKSQVKANSASQNTEGLKNLGDASEVEGNFVEVMFETEISRKLFEMLNEDLFEKILVPIEQVLLEGHLHKAEVDEIVLVGGSTRIPKIREVIRDFFGKEPNTSVDPDLAVVTGVAIQAGILAGSWPLQVSAIEIPNKHLRKTNFN; from the exons ATGGCGGGGCAGATAGCTGTGCTGG gctctgctgtgctggccctgctcttGGCCAGCTACCTGGCACAGCAGTACCTGCCCATGCCCACGCCCAGGGTGATTGGGATCGACCTGGGCACCACCTACTGCTCCGTGGGCGTGTTCCTGCCGGGCAGTGgggctgtgaaagtcatcctgGATGAGAGTGgccacagcagcatccccagcgTGGTCTCCTTCACGGACACGGGCGTGCACGTCGGCTACCAGGGCCTGGAGCTGGCTGATGCCAACCCCCAGAACACCATCTACGATGCCAAGAGGTTCATTGGGAAAGTCTTCactccagaggagctgcagagtgaaAGCAGCAGGTATCCCTTTAAG ATTGTCAACAAGAATGGATTAGCTGAATTTTCTGTGACAACTAATGAAACCTTTCACATCACTCCAGAGCGCATTGGCTCTAAGCTGCTGCTGAAACTGAAGAAAATGGCAGAAGCCAACCTTGGCATGTCCATTTCCAAGGCAGTCATCTCCGTGCCTGCAGAGTTTGATGAAAGGCAGAGGAATTCTACCATTGAGGCAGCTAACCTTGCAG ggctcAGCGTTCTGCGAGTAATCAACgagcccacagctgctgctaTGGCTTATGGGCTGCACAAAGCTGATGTGTTTAATGTCCTGGTGGTGGATCTGGGTGGAGGAACTTTGGATGTGTCTCTGCTGAACAAGATGGGAGGGATGTTCATCACACGAGCCATGGCAG gTAACAACAAGCTGGGAGGACAGGATTTCAACCAGAGGTTGATGGTGTATTTGTATGATCAGCTCCGTCAAAGGTTTGGTTCTCTGCCCACGCAGAAGGAGGAGATTCACCGCCTCAGGCAGGCTGTGGAAGCTGCCAAATTAAACCTGACTGTCCATGAGGCAGCTACACTGAGGGTGCTGCTGACTCTGCCAGCAAACCAGCTGACAAGAGAACTTGCAAAAAGCCAGGTAAAAGCAAACAGTGCCTCACAAAACACAGAAGGCCTGAAAAATCTTGGAGACGCTTCCGAAGTAGAGGGCAACTTTGTGGAAGTCATGTTTGAAACAGAAATCTCTCGGAAGCTGTTTGAGATGTTAAATGAGGACCTTTTTGAGAAGATCCTTGTGCCCATTGAACAGGTGTTGCTGGAAGGGCACCTGCACAAGGCTGAAGTGGATGAAATTGTGTTAGTGGGAGGCTCCACACGGATTCCCAAAATACGTGAAGTTATTCGGGACTTCTTTGGGAAGGAACCCAACACCTCTGTGGATCCTGACCTGGCAGTTGTGACAGGTGTAGCCATCCAAGCAGGAATTCTTGCTGGGTCCTGGCCTCTCCAAGTCAGTGCTATAGAAATCCCCAACAAACATTTACGGAAGACTAATTTTAACTGA